Proteins encoded together in one Schumannella luteola window:
- a CDS encoding ABC-F family ATP-binding cassette domain-containing protein — translation MAHLLGAERIRLEYPTRVIFDDVTVGIGEGDRIGVVGRNGDGKSSLLRILAGRQEPDSGQVTMRRGTTLGMLDQSDELPSQQTIREAVVGDRAEHEWAGDARIRDVLAGLLGDLDFDATIGSLSGGQRRRVSLAALLSRDWDLVLLDEPTNHLDVEGVAWLAEHLKRRWSPNSGGLVVVTHDRWFLDEVSSSTWEVHDRIIEPFEGGYAAYVLQRVERDRQAAAIESKRQNLMRKELAWLRRGAPARTSKPKFRIDAANELIENEPPVRDAVSLQRMAVSRLGKDVVDLLDAGVTYPVPVGAGAAAGAVGGERVILRDIEWRIAPGERTGILGVNGAGKSTLLGLVSGAVQPTSGRVKFGKTVKIGVLDQRLAELEAISGDKVREVIGRYRTAYRVGDQDLSPGQLLERLGFPTAQLSTPVRDLSGGQKRRLQLLLVLLDEPNVLILDEPTNDLDTDMLAAMEDLLDSWPGTLLVVSHDRYLLERVTDQQFAVLDARLRHLPGGVEEYLKIRRDQQSGSSSGSGSGATGAGSGPGSPSSGGVAGAVAATALAGAERRAAEKELSAITRRLAKVDELVRAQHTAFAEHDQSDYEGLGTLQAQLATLESEAAELEERWLELSEQLEG, via the coding sequence ATGGCACATCTCCTCGGCGCTGAGCGCATCCGCCTCGAATACCCGACCCGCGTGATCTTCGACGACGTCACCGTCGGCATCGGCGAAGGCGACCGCATCGGCGTCGTCGGCCGCAACGGCGACGGCAAGTCGAGCCTGCTGCGCATCCTCGCCGGGCGTCAGGAGCCCGACTCCGGCCAGGTCACGATGCGACGCGGCACCACCCTCGGCATGCTCGACCAGAGCGACGAGCTGCCGAGCCAGCAGACGATCCGCGAGGCCGTCGTCGGCGACCGCGCCGAGCACGAGTGGGCGGGGGATGCGCGCATCCGCGACGTGCTCGCCGGACTCCTCGGCGACCTCGACTTCGATGCCACGATCGGCTCGCTCTCGGGCGGACAGCGCCGCCGCGTCTCCCTCGCCGCGCTGCTCAGCCGCGACTGGGACCTGGTGCTGCTCGACGAGCCCACCAACCACCTCGACGTCGAGGGCGTGGCCTGGCTGGCCGAGCACCTCAAGCGCCGCTGGTCGCCCAACTCGGGCGGCCTCGTCGTCGTCACCCACGACCGGTGGTTCCTCGACGAGGTGTCGTCGAGCACCTGGGAGGTGCACGACCGCATCATCGAGCCCTTCGAGGGCGGCTACGCGGCCTACGTGCTGCAGCGCGTCGAGCGCGACCGGCAGGCCGCCGCGATCGAGTCGAAGCGCCAGAACCTCATGCGCAAAGAGCTCGCCTGGCTGCGCCGCGGCGCGCCCGCCCGCACGAGCAAGCCGAAGTTCCGCATCGACGCGGCCAACGAGCTCATCGAGAACGAGCCTCCCGTGCGCGACGCGGTGTCGCTGCAGCGCATGGCGGTCTCCCGACTGGGCAAGGACGTCGTCGACCTGCTGGATGCCGGCGTCACCTACCCGGTGCCCGTCGGCGCCGGCGCGGCGGCCGGCGCCGTCGGCGGTGAGCGCGTCATCCTGCGCGACATCGAGTGGCGCATCGCCCCGGGCGAGCGCACCGGCATCCTCGGCGTCAACGGCGCCGGCAAGTCGACCCTGCTCGGACTCGTCTCGGGTGCCGTGCAGCCGACCAGCGGTCGCGTGAAATTCGGCAAGACGGTCAAGATCGGCGTGCTCGACCAGCGCCTCGCCGAGCTCGAGGCGATCAGCGGCGACAAGGTGCGCGAGGTCATCGGCCGCTATCGCACGGCGTATCGCGTCGGCGACCAGGATCTGTCGCCCGGCCAGCTGCTCGAGCGGCTCGGCTTCCCGACGGCCCAGCTGTCGACACCCGTGCGCGACCTCAGCGGCGGCCAGAAGCGCCGCCTGCAGCTGCTGCTCGTGCTGCTCGACGAGCCGAACGTGCTCATCCTCGACGAGCCCACCAACGACCTCGACACCGACATGCTCGCCGCGATGGAGGATCTGCTCGACTCCTGGCCGGGCACCCTGCTCGTCGTCTCGCACGACCGCTACCTGCTCGAGCGCGTCACCGACCAGCAGTTCGCCGTGCTCGACGCACGCCTGCGGCACCTGCCGGGCGGCGTCGAGGAGTACCTCAAGATCCGCCGCGACCAGCAGAGCGGATCGAGTTCGGGATCGGGTTCTGGCGCGACCGGCGCAGGCTCCGGGCCGGGCTCGCCGTCGTCGGGCGGCGTCGCCGGAGCCGTCGCCGCGACCGCACTCGCCGGTGCCGAGCGCCGCGCCGCCGAGAAGGAGCTCTCGGCGATCACGCGCCGGCTGGCGAAGGTCGACGAGCTCGTGCGCGCCCAGCACACCGCCTTCGCCGAGCACGACCAGAGCGACTACGAAGGACTCGGCACGCTGCAGGCGCAGCTCGCGACCCTCGAGTCGGAAGCCGCCGAGCTCGAGGAGCGCTGGCTCGAGCTGAGCGAGCAGCTCGAGGGCTGA
- a CDS encoding HNH endonuclease signature motif containing protein, with product MEKPTTTPGSDGDAPAADGGVGGAVTLTGLVGEAEVALAALTAGQVAEVRMLARAGQLAEAEADGAPANVRAHDMALRSIAAEIGGVFRSPDRTIQRRIGEAREIVEFYPAALSAWEHGFITRGHVSVIVDAGRVVPVERRGEFEREAIERSLLDTPNRVRAGLELYAEKLTERTFTERHEDAARGRAVRLIPGRDGMCDVIATVPTVIGDGILDRLTRMAHTVQDTSSAVAGEADRRTVDQIRADVFADLLLAGSPALDPTTNGDAPGVLGAIRAQVQVTVSALTLLGDDENPADLIGRSPIDAGTARYLAGDAPSWTRIRTDPVDGTTVAVDRYRPSLEQRRHLRARDLHCRFPGCRMAAIRCELDHTIDHALGGPTALTNLAHLCQRHHSMKQFTAWRVRQHPGGILEWTSPTGRTYREDAPAPAVAFVPLGHPIRHLSRIRPPDLDDPPDPLDVSVDMSGVPDASGVSSHRHERECDVAPF from the coding sequence ATGGAGAAGCCCACGACGACACCGGGAAGCGACGGCGATGCGCCGGCCGCTGATGGTGGCGTCGGCGGTGCAGTGACGCTGACCGGGTTGGTCGGCGAGGCGGAGGTCGCGCTCGCGGCCCTGACGGCGGGGCAGGTGGCGGAGGTGCGGATGCTCGCCCGCGCCGGGCAGCTCGCCGAAGCCGAAGCGGACGGAGCACCCGCGAATGTGCGCGCCCACGACATGGCGCTCCGGTCGATCGCGGCCGAGATCGGCGGAGTGTTCCGCTCCCCGGACCGCACCATCCAGCGCCGCATCGGCGAGGCGCGGGAGATCGTCGAGTTCTATCCCGCGGCGCTCTCGGCGTGGGAGCACGGGTTCATCACCCGCGGGCACGTGTCCGTGATCGTCGATGCGGGCCGGGTGGTTCCGGTGGAGCGTCGGGGTGAGTTCGAGCGGGAGGCGATCGAACGCAGCCTCCTGGATACGCCGAACCGGGTGCGGGCGGGGTTGGAGCTCTACGCGGAGAAGCTCACCGAGCGCACCTTCACCGAACGCCACGAGGACGCCGCCCGTGGGCGGGCGGTTCGTCTGATCCCGGGCAGGGATGGGATGTGCGACGTGATCGCGACCGTTCCGACGGTGATCGGCGACGGCATCCTCGACCGCCTGACCCGCATGGCGCATACGGTCCAGGACACTTCCTCGGCCGTCGCCGGGGAAGCGGATCGGCGGACGGTCGATCAGATCCGCGCTGACGTCTTCGCGGACCTGCTCCTCGCCGGCTCCCCGGCACTCGACCCGACCACGAATGGGGATGCGCCTGGCGTGCTGGGGGCGATTCGCGCCCAGGTGCAGGTCACTGTGTCCGCGCTGACGCTCCTCGGCGACGACGAGAACCCCGCCGACCTGATCGGGCGTTCGCCCATCGATGCGGGCACGGCCCGCTACCTCGCGGGCGACGCCCCGTCGTGGACGCGCATCCGGACGGACCCGGTCGATGGCACGACGGTCGCGGTCGACCGGTACCGGCCCTCGCTCGAGCAGCGCCGTCACCTGCGCGCCCGTGACCTGCACTGCCGCTTCCCGGGATGCCGGATGGCGGCGATCCGCTGCGAACTCGACCACACCATCGACCACGCCCTCGGCGGCCCCACCGCGCTGACCAACCTCGCCCATCTGTGCCAGCGGCATCACTCGATGAAGCAGTTCACCGCCTGGCGAGTGAGACAACACCCCGGTGGGATCCTCGAATGGACCTCCCCGACCGGTCGCACCTACCGCGAAGACGCTCCTGCACCGGCGGTCGCCTTCGTGCCGCTCGGGCACCCGATTCGCCACCTCTCCCGGATTCGACCGCCTGATCTCGACGATCCACCCGATCCGCTCGACGTTTCAGTCGACATGTCAGGGGTGCCCGACGCCTCCGGAGTCTCTTCGCACCGACACGAACGGGAGTGCGACGTCGCACCGTTCTGA
- a CDS encoding methionine ABC transporter ATP-binding protein gives MSAFVRLENVSRHYDTPSGRVTAVDDVSLEVEEGEILGVIGYSGAGKSTLVRLINALELPSSGRVIVGDDELTALPERELRRVRGQIGMIFQQFNLFHSRTVAGNVAYPLRVAGVGAAERDRRVAELLDFVGLLDKAHAHPEQLSGGQKQRVGIARALATQPRLLLADEATSALDPETTADVLALLKRVNQEFGLTIVVITHEMEAIRAIADRVAVMDSGRVVEHGDVYDVFANPSTAAASRFVRTVLHDRPSASTLERLRAAHPGRLVTIPVQDRPAFTTLVARTFEQHRVGDTIVFGGISELQNRAIGALTYELTGAESDIDAALAALAADGVVTITEDAA, from the coding sequence ATGAGCGCCTTCGTGCGACTCGAGAACGTCAGCCGCCACTACGACACCCCCTCGGGCCGCGTGACTGCGGTCGACGACGTCAGCCTCGAGGTCGAGGAGGGCGAGATCCTCGGCGTGATCGGCTACTCGGGCGCCGGCAAGTCGACGCTCGTGCGGCTCATCAACGCCCTCGAGCTGCCCAGCTCGGGCCGGGTGATCGTCGGCGACGACGAGCTGACCGCTCTGCCGGAGCGGGAGCTGCGCCGGGTGCGCGGCCAGATCGGCATGATCTTCCAGCAGTTCAACCTGTTCCACTCGCGCACCGTGGCGGGCAACGTCGCCTATCCGCTGCGCGTGGCGGGCGTCGGCGCCGCCGAGCGCGACCGCCGCGTCGCCGAGCTGCTCGACTTCGTCGGCCTGCTCGACAAGGCGCACGCCCACCCCGAGCAGCTCTCGGGCGGGCAGAAGCAGCGCGTCGGCATCGCCCGCGCGCTCGCGACGCAGCCGCGACTGCTGCTCGCCGACGAGGCCACGAGCGCTCTCGATCCCGAGACCACGGCGGATGTGCTGGCGCTGCTCAAGCGCGTCAACCAGGAGTTCGGCCTCACCATCGTCGTCATCACTCACGAGATGGAGGCGATCCGCGCGATCGCCGACCGCGTCGCCGTCATGGACTCCGGCCGCGTGGTCGAGCACGGCGACGTCTACGACGTCTTCGCGAACCCGTCGACCGCCGCCGCGTCGCGCTTCGTGCGCACCGTGCTGCACGACCGCCCCTCGGCCTCGACCCTCGAGCGGCTGCGCGCCGCGCATCCCGGCCGGCTGGTCACGATCCCCGTGCAGGACCGCCCCGCCTTCACCACGCTCGTCGCCCGCACCTTCGAGCAGCACCGCGTCGGCGACACGATCGTGTTCGGCGGCATCAGCGAGCTGCAGAACCGCGCCATCGGCGCCCTCACCTACGAGCTCACCGGAGCCGAGTCCGACATCGACGCCGCCCTCGCCGCCCTGGCCGCCGACGGCGTCGTCACGATCACCGAGGACGCCGCCTGA
- the gdhA gene encoding NADP-specific glutamate dehydrogenase, with the protein MSTLHRHPGRREIHVPALHERLSPVLDEVVRRNPGELEFHQAVREVLESLGPVVAKHPRYADAEIIRRLCEPERQIIFRVPWVDDAGRVQLNRGFRVEFNSALGPYKGGLRLHPSVYLGIVKFLGFEQIFKNSLTGLPIGGGKGGSDFDPKGRSDAEIMRFCQSFMTELHRHIGEHTDVPAGDIGVGGREIGYLFGQYKRITNRWEAGVLTGKGVTWGGSLVRTEATGYGTVFFVDEILRSRGESLDGKRVVVSGSGNVAIYAVEKVHQLGGTVVAVSDSGGCVVDESGIDLDLLKQVKEVDRARLSAYATTRGVDYVTGGSIWDVRADIALPCATQNELDADGAAALIRGGVQVVAEGANMPTTPEAVRALTAAGVTFAPGKAVNAGGVATSALEMQQNASRDSWTFEHTEQRLAEIMRSIHDRCLETADEYGTPGDYVAGANIAGFTRVADAMLALGVI; encoded by the coding sequence ATGTCAACACTCCATCGACACCCGGGACGAAGGGAGATCCACGTGCCCGCTCTTCACGAACGACTGAGTCCCGTTCTCGACGAGGTCGTCCGCCGCAACCCCGGTGAGCTCGAGTTCCACCAGGCCGTCAGGGAGGTGCTCGAGAGTCTCGGACCGGTCGTGGCGAAGCACCCCCGCTACGCCGACGCCGAGATCATCCGGCGTCTGTGCGAGCCCGAGCGGCAGATCATCTTCCGGGTGCCGTGGGTCGACGATGCCGGGCGCGTGCAGCTCAACCGCGGCTTCCGCGTCGAGTTCAATTCGGCGCTCGGGCCGTACAAGGGCGGCCTGCGGCTGCACCCGAGCGTCTACCTCGGCATCGTGAAGTTCCTCGGCTTCGAGCAGATCTTCAAGAACTCGCTGACCGGGCTGCCGATCGGCGGCGGCAAGGGCGGCTCCGACTTCGACCCCAAGGGCCGCTCGGATGCCGAGATCATGCGGTTCTGCCAGTCGTTCATGACCGAGCTGCACCGGCACATCGGCGAGCACACCGACGTTCCGGCCGGCGACATCGGCGTCGGCGGACGTGAGATCGGCTACCTCTTCGGGCAGTACAAGCGCATCACCAACCGCTGGGAGGCGGGCGTGCTGACCGGCAAGGGCGTCACCTGGGGCGGGTCGCTCGTGCGCACGGAGGCGACCGGCTACGGCACGGTCTTCTTCGTCGACGAGATCCTGCGGTCGCGCGGCGAGTCGCTCGACGGCAAGCGCGTCGTCGTCTCCGGCTCGGGCAACGTCGCGATCTACGCGGTCGAGAAGGTGCACCAGCTCGGCGGAACGGTCGTCGCCGTCAGCGACTCGGGCGGCTGCGTCGTCGACGAGAGCGGGATCGACCTCGACCTGCTGAAGCAGGTGAAGGAGGTCGATCGCGCCCGTCTCAGCGCCTACGCGACAACGCGCGGCGTCGACTACGTGACCGGCGGATCCATCTGGGACGTGCGCGCCGACATCGCGCTGCCGTGCGCCACCCAGAACGAGCTGGATGCCGACGGGGCCGCCGCGCTCATCCGCGGGGGAGTGCAGGTGGTCGCCGAGGGCGCCAACATGCCCACGACCCCCGAGGCCGTGCGCGCTCTGACCGCCGCCGGCGTGACCTTCGCGCCCGGCAAGGCCGTCAACGCGGGCGGGGTCGCCACGAGTGCCCTCGAGATGCAGCAGAACGCCTCGCGCGACTCGTGGACCTTCGAGCACACCGAGCAGCGCCTCGCCGAGATCATGCGCTCGATCCACGACCGCTGCCTCGAGACGGCCGACGAGTACGGCACGCCCGGCGACTACGTGGCCGGCGCGAACATCGCCGGCTTCACCCGCGTCGCCGACGCGATGCTCGCGCTCGGGGTGATCTGA
- a CDS encoding SIP domain-containing protein → MLDDPLVPLYTATRVLFVGDSADLPALRRILADLPGDAYGQVFIEIASRIQIEPLLVPDAVTVSWLRRDLRSSRIDGLAPRGALAARALTAWASEWMPDDVDSDGADFTLWVGCATSPRVDAAFRRLHASLHERDAH, encoded by the coding sequence ATGCTCGACGACCCCCTCGTCCCCCTGTACACCGCGACCCGCGTGCTCTTCGTCGGCGACAGCGCCGACCTGCCGGCGCTGCGACGCATCCTCGCCGACCTGCCCGGCGACGCCTACGGCCAGGTGTTCATCGAGATCGCGTCGCGCATCCAGATCGAGCCGCTGCTGGTGCCCGACGCCGTGACCGTCAGCTGGCTGCGCCGCGACCTGCGCAGCAGCCGCATCGACGGGCTCGCCCCGCGCGGGGCCCTCGCCGCCCGCGCCCTCACCGCCTGGGCGAGCGAGTGGATGCCCGACGACGTCGACAGCGACGGCGCCGACTTCACGCTCTGGGTCGGCTGCGCCACGAGCCCGCGCGTGGATGCCGCCTTCCGCCGCCTGCACGCGAGCCTGCACGAGCGCGACGCGCACTGA
- a CDS encoding MetQ/NlpA family ABC transporter substrate-binding protein encodes MSAPTLPDRPKRKTGLVVGVIVAIVAVIAIVAGIVVATNANSGSKDAAAGSGEYAGKTVNIGVADASQAYWKTYIALAKKELGVDVKLTNFSDYSQPNPALSQKQVDLNQFQHIQYLANYNVTNDDDLQPIGATAVYPLPLYSTKFSDVKDVTKGAKVAIPNDAINQARGLLVLQDAGLLKLKNGGSAFSSTKDIESADVEVTPLDASQTAGALQSGSVDAAIVNKNYATDAGLKTENAIYQDDPSSEAAAPYVNIFAARKGDVKNDLYLKLAALYHDKTVEKGVQEANGGTAVFRETSAADLQKSLAKVEQDARDASSK; translated from the coding sequence ATGTCTGCACCCACCCTGCCCGACCGCCCGAAGCGGAAGACCGGACTCGTCGTCGGCGTCATCGTCGCGATCGTCGCCGTGATCGCGATCGTCGCCGGCATCGTCGTCGCCACGAACGCGAACTCCGGTTCGAAGGATGCCGCCGCCGGCTCGGGCGAGTACGCGGGCAAGACCGTGAACATCGGCGTCGCCGACGCCTCGCAGGCCTACTGGAAGACTTACATCGCCCTCGCGAAGAAGGAGCTCGGCGTCGACGTCAAGCTCACCAACTTCAGCGACTACAGCCAGCCCAACCCGGCGCTGAGCCAGAAGCAGGTCGACCTCAATCAGTTCCAGCACATCCAGTACCTGGCGAACTACAACGTCACCAACGACGACGACCTGCAGCCGATCGGCGCCACGGCCGTGTACCCGCTGCCGCTCTACTCGACGAAGTTCAGCGACGTGAAGGACGTCACCAAGGGCGCGAAGGTCGCGATCCCGAACGACGCCATCAACCAGGCCCGCGGCCTGCTGGTGCTGCAGGACGCCGGGCTGCTGAAGCTCAAGAACGGCGGCAGCGCCTTCTCGTCGACCAAGGACATCGAGTCGGCCGACGTCGAGGTCACCCCGCTCGACGCCTCGCAGACCGCCGGCGCCCTGCAGAGCGGCTCGGTCGACGCCGCGATCGTCAACAAGAACTACGCCACCGACGCGGGTCTCAAGACCGAGAACGCGATCTACCAGGACGACCCCTCGAGCGAGGCGGCCGCGCCGTACGTCAACATCTTCGCCGCGCGCAAGGGCGACGTGAAGAACGACCTCTACCTCAAGCTCGCCGCGCTCTACCACGACAAGACCGTCGAGAAGGGCGTGCAGGAGGCCAACGGCGGCACCGCCGTCTTCCGTGAGACCTCGGCCGCCGACCTGCAGAAGAGCCTCGCCAAGGTCGAGCAGGACGCGCGCGACGCGTCGAGCAAGTAA
- a CDS encoding L-aspartate oxidase yields MNPRTTSSNPRLAERRLSTAVLVIGSGGSGLRAAIELAEAGTDVLVLGKRPKNDAHTSLAAGGINAALGTMDAEDSWQQHAADTLTESYLLADPRVVQTVTEGAAHGIDDLERYGMPFAREDDGRISQRFFGAHRWRRTAFAGDYTGLEIQRTLVNRAAQLQIPILDSVYVTRLLVNDEGAVFGAYGFDQVDGTRLLIHADAVILAAGGHNRIWRRTSSRRDENTGDSFRLAALAGARLRDPELVQFHPSGILEPESAAGTLISEAARGEGGILTNALGERFMPRYDPERLELSTRDRVALAAYTEIAEGRGTANGGVWLDVSHLPRETIMRRLPRVYQTMLELQMLDITQSPIEIAPTAHYSMGGVWVDHADHQTDVPGLYAIGEASSGLHGANRLGGNSLIELLVYGRIVGQAAAAHSAGLASQKRSADAVAEARGEVDALLAADGEQNVRALQRSVRDTMTEHAGVVRDEAGLTTGLEKIDEIEARIPDLGVHPDIAGFQDLAHAFDLKASVLAARATLATARERRETRGCHNRSDFPQLDPALQVNFVWSLDGTIEREATAPIPAEIGALMTEVSTVGKLVE; encoded by the coding sequence ATGAACCCCCGCACCACCTCCTCGAACCCGCGACTCGCGGAGCGCCGCCTGTCAACCGCCGTGCTCGTGATCGGCTCCGGCGGCTCGGGACTGCGCGCCGCGATCGAGCTGGCCGAGGCCGGCACGGATGTGCTCGTGCTCGGCAAGCGCCCCAAGAACGACGCGCACACCTCGCTCGCCGCCGGCGGCATCAACGCCGCACTGGGCACGATGGATGCCGAGGACAGCTGGCAGCAGCACGCCGCGGACACGCTCACCGAGAGCTACCTGCTCGCCGATCCGCGCGTGGTGCAGACCGTGACCGAGGGGGCAGCGCACGGCATCGACGACCTGGAGCGCTACGGCATGCCCTTCGCCCGCGAGGACGACGGCCGCATCTCGCAGCGCTTCTTCGGCGCGCACCGCTGGCGCCGCACCGCCTTCGCCGGCGACTACACGGGGCTCGAGATCCAGCGCACCCTCGTGAACCGCGCCGCGCAGCTGCAGATCCCGATCCTCGACAGCGTCTACGTCACGCGCCTCCTCGTGAACGACGAGGGAGCCGTGTTCGGGGCCTACGGCTTCGACCAGGTCGACGGCACCCGGCTGCTCATCCACGCCGACGCCGTGATCCTGGCGGCCGGCGGCCACAACCGTATCTGGCGTCGCACCTCGTCGCGCCGCGACGAGAACACCGGCGACTCGTTCCGACTCGCGGCGCTCGCGGGCGCCCGGCTGCGCGATCCGGAGCTGGTGCAGTTCCACCCGAGCGGCATCCTCGAGCCCGAGAGCGCCGCCGGCACGCTCATCTCCGAGGCGGCGCGGGGCGAGGGCGGCATCCTCACGAACGCCCTCGGCGAGCGCTTCATGCCGCGCTACGACCCCGAGCGTCTCGAGCTGAGCACCCGCGACCGGGTCGCGCTCGCCGCGTACACCGAGATCGCCGAGGGCCGCGGCACCGCGAACGGCGGGGTCTGGCTGGATGTCTCACATCTACCGCGCGAGACGATCATGCGCCGCCTGCCGCGGGTCTACCAGACGATGCTCGAGCTGCAGATGCTCGACATCACGCAGAGCCCCATCGAGATCGCGCCGACCGCGCACTACTCGATGGGCGGCGTCTGGGTCGATCATGCCGACCACCAGACCGACGTTCCCGGGCTCTACGCGATCGGCGAGGCGTCGAGCGGACTGCACGGCGCGAACCGGCTCGGCGGCAACTCGCTCATCGAGCTGCTCGTCTACGGCCGCATCGTCGGGCAGGCGGCCGCCGCGCACTCGGCGGGTCTCGCGTCGCAGAAGCGCAGCGCCGATGCGGTCGCCGAGGCCCGCGGCGAGGTGGATGCGCTGCTCGCCGCCGACGGCGAGCAGAACGTGCGCGCCCTGCAGCGGTCCGTGCGCGACACGATGACCGAGCACGCCGGCGTCGTGCGCGACGAGGCCGGGCTCACGACGGGCCTGGAGAAGATCGACGAGATCGAGGCGCGCATCCCCGACCTGGGCGTGCACCCCGACATCGCCGGGTTCCAGGATCTGGCGCACGCCTTCGACCTGAAGGCCTCCGTGCTCGCCGCCCGCGCGACCCTCGCGACCGCCCGCGAGCGCCGCGAGACCCGCGGCTGCCACAACCGCAGCGACTTCCCCCAGCTCGACCCCGCTCTGCAGGTCAACTTCGTCTGGTCTCTCGACGGCACGATCGAGCGTGAGGCCACCGCACCCATCCCCGCCGAGATCGGCGCGCTCATGACCGAGGTCTCCACGGTCGGAAAGCTCGTCGAGTGA